The Mauremys reevesii isolate NIE-2019 linkage group 1, ASM1616193v1, whole genome shotgun sequence genome has a segment encoding these proteins:
- the TMEM39A gene encoding transmembrane protein 39A isoform X2 has translation MPGGRRGPSRQQLSRSALPSLQTLVGGSCGNGTGLRNRNGSAISLSAPPITALITPEPVRHCRIPDLPLDGSLLFEFLFFIYLLVALFIQYINIYKTVWWYPYNHPASCTSLNFHLIDYHLAAFITVMLARRLVWALISEASQVGATSVIHYMALIMARLVLLTLCGWVLCWTLVNLFRSHSVLNLLFLGYPFGVYVPLCCFHQDSRAQPLPTDCSYLVQDQMVDDGTSGIGSLVKPKDFLSLLRESLKEQFNNPTAIPTHSCPLSPDLIRNEVECLKADFNRRIKEVLFNSLFSAYYVAFLPLCFVKSSQYYDMRWSCEHLIMVWINAFVMLTTQLLPPKYCDLLHRSAAHLGKWQKLEHGSYSNAPQHIWSESTIWPQGVLVRHSRCLYKAVGPYNVAVPSDVSHARFYFLFHRPLRLLNLLILIEGSVVCYQLYSLLRSEKWNHTLSMALILFCNYYVLFKLLRDRIVLGRAYSYPLNSYGLKAH, from the exons ATGCCCGGTGGAAGGAGGGGACCCAGTCGGCAGCAGCTAAGCCGTTCAGCTTTGCCTTCTCTCCAGACTTTGGTTGGCGGGAGCTGTGGCAACGGCACTGGTCTAAGAAACAG GAATGGTAGTGCAATCAGCCTCTCAGCTCCTCCCATAACGGCCTTgatcaccccagagcctgtgcgTCACTGCCGGATCCCTGACCTGCCACTGGACGGGAGCCTTCTCTTTGAATTCCTCTTCTTCATCTACCTGCTAGTGGCCCTCTTTATTCAGTACATCAATATCTACAAGACTGTCTGGTGGTATCCCTACAATCACCCTGCCTCCTGCACCTCTCTG AATTTTCACCTCATTGATTACCACCTGGCGGCGTTCATCACGGTGATGCTGGCGCGGAGGCTGGTGTGGGCCCTCATCTCCGAG GCCTCTCAGGTGGGCGCAACGTCAGTGATTCACTACATGGCACTGATTATGGCGCGCCTGGTGCTGCTCACGCTGTGCGGTTGGGTACTTTGCTGGACTCTGGTCAATCTCTTCCGCAGCCATTCTGTGCTCAACCTCCTCTTCTTGGGCTACCC gTTTGGTGTCTACGTTCCCCTGTGCTGCTTCCACCAAGACAGCAGAGCGCAGCCCCTCCCAACCGACTGCAGCTACCTGGTGCAGGATCAGATGGTGGATGATGGGACCTCAGGCATTGGCAGCCTGGTGAAACCCAAAgacttcctctccctcctgcgGGAGTCCCTGAAAGAACAGTTCAATAACCCTACGGCCATCCCAACCCACAgttgccccctctccccagaccTCATCCGCAATGAGGTGGAGTGCCTAAAAGCGGACTTCAACCGCAGGATCAAGGAGGTTCTCTTCAACTCCCTCTTCAGTGCCTACTACGTGGCCTTCCTGCCGCTGTGCTTCGTGAAG AGCTCCCAGTACTACGACATGCGCTGGTCCTGCGAGCACCTCATCATGGTGTGGATCAACGCCTTCGTTATGCTCACCACGCAGCTGCTGCCCCCCAAGTACTGCGACCTGCTGCACAGATCGGCCGCCCACCTGGGCAAGTGGCAGAAGCTAGAACACGGCTCATACAGCAACGCCCCACAGCACAT CTGGTCAGAAAGTACAATCTGGCCACAGGGCGTGCTGGTGCGACACAGTCGATGCCTGTACAAGGCAGTAGGGCCTTACAATGTAGCAGTGCCTTCAGATGTCTCCCACGCCCGCTTTTAT TTCCTCTTTCACCGTCCATTACGGCTGCTTAACCTGCTTATCCTCATCGAAGGCAGTGTCGTCTGCTACCAGCTGTACTCCCTGCTGCGCTCGGAGAAGTGGAACCACACCCTCTCCATGGCCCTCATCCTCTTCTGCAACTACTATGTCTTATTTAAGCTCCTCCGGGACCGGATAGTATTGGGCAGGGCCTACTCTTACCCCCTCAACAGCTACGGACTCAAGGCACATTAA
- the TMEM39A gene encoding transmembrane protein 39A isoform X1 codes for MSELHHYLLHPHFDVVFHPSLSEFIRSLRKLQSWEGLGVVVWVSGQSLLEALEVDRFLVMPGGRRGPSRQQLSRSALPSLQTLVGGSCGNGTGLRNRNGSAISLSAPPITALITPEPVRHCRIPDLPLDGSLLFEFLFFIYLLVALFIQYINIYKTVWWYPYNHPASCTSLNFHLIDYHLAAFITVMLARRLVWALISEASQVGATSVIHYMALIMARLVLLTLCGWVLCWTLVNLFRSHSVLNLLFLGYPFGVYVPLCCFHQDSRAQPLPTDCSYLVQDQMVDDGTSGIGSLVKPKDFLSLLRESLKEQFNNPTAIPTHSCPLSPDLIRNEVECLKADFNRRIKEVLFNSLFSAYYVAFLPLCFVKSSQYYDMRWSCEHLIMVWINAFVMLTTQLLPPKYCDLLHRSAAHLGKWQKLEHGSYSNAPQHIWSESTIWPQGVLVRHSRCLYKAVGPYNVAVPSDVSHARFYFLFHRPLRLLNLLILIEGSVVCYQLYSLLRSEKWNHTLSMALILFCNYYVLFKLLRDRIVLGRAYSYPLNSYGLKAH; via the exons AGTCTTCCATCCTTCCCTCTCTGAGTTTATAAGAAGTCTCAGGAAGCTTCAA aGCTGGGAAGGCCTTGGGGTTGTTGTCTGggtctcagggcagagcctgctgGAGGCACTGGAAGTGGATCGGTTCCTGGTCATGCCCGGTGGAAGGAGGGGACCCAGTCGGCAGCAGCTAAGCCGTTCAGCTTTGCCTTCTCTCCAGACTTTGGTTGGCGGGAGCTGTGGCAACGGCACTGGTCTAAGAAACAG GAATGGTAGTGCAATCAGCCTCTCAGCTCCTCCCATAACGGCCTTgatcaccccagagcctgtgcgTCACTGCCGGATCCCTGACCTGCCACTGGACGGGAGCCTTCTCTTTGAATTCCTCTTCTTCATCTACCTGCTAGTGGCCCTCTTTATTCAGTACATCAATATCTACAAGACTGTCTGGTGGTATCCCTACAATCACCCTGCCTCCTGCACCTCTCTG AATTTTCACCTCATTGATTACCACCTGGCGGCGTTCATCACGGTGATGCTGGCGCGGAGGCTGGTGTGGGCCCTCATCTCCGAG GCCTCTCAGGTGGGCGCAACGTCAGTGATTCACTACATGGCACTGATTATGGCGCGCCTGGTGCTGCTCACGCTGTGCGGTTGGGTACTTTGCTGGACTCTGGTCAATCTCTTCCGCAGCCATTCTGTGCTCAACCTCCTCTTCTTGGGCTACCC gTTTGGTGTCTACGTTCCCCTGTGCTGCTTCCACCAAGACAGCAGAGCGCAGCCCCTCCCAACCGACTGCAGCTACCTGGTGCAGGATCAGATGGTGGATGATGGGACCTCAGGCATTGGCAGCCTGGTGAAACCCAAAgacttcctctccctcctgcgGGAGTCCCTGAAAGAACAGTTCAATAACCCTACGGCCATCCCAACCCACAgttgccccctctccccagaccTCATCCGCAATGAGGTGGAGTGCCTAAAAGCGGACTTCAACCGCAGGATCAAGGAGGTTCTCTTCAACTCCCTCTTCAGTGCCTACTACGTGGCCTTCCTGCCGCTGTGCTTCGTGAAG AGCTCCCAGTACTACGACATGCGCTGGTCCTGCGAGCACCTCATCATGGTGTGGATCAACGCCTTCGTTATGCTCACCACGCAGCTGCTGCCCCCCAAGTACTGCGACCTGCTGCACAGATCGGCCGCCCACCTGGGCAAGTGGCAGAAGCTAGAACACGGCTCATACAGCAACGCCCCACAGCACAT CTGGTCAGAAAGTACAATCTGGCCACAGGGCGTGCTGGTGCGACACAGTCGATGCCTGTACAAGGCAGTAGGGCCTTACAATGTAGCAGTGCCTTCAGATGTCTCCCACGCCCGCTTTTAT TTCCTCTTTCACCGTCCATTACGGCTGCTTAACCTGCTTATCCTCATCGAAGGCAGTGTCGTCTGCTACCAGCTGTACTCCCTGCTGCGCTCGGAGAAGTGGAACCACACCCTCTCCATGGCCCTCATCCTCTTCTGCAACTACTATGTCTTATTTAAGCTCCTCCGGGACCGGATAGTATTGGGCAGGGCCTACTCTTACCCCCTCAACAGCTACGGACTCAAGGCACATTAA